The Natronobacterium texcoconense genome includes the window GGAGCCGACCCAGCAGGGACTCGAGGAGAAGCTCGCGCGGGAGATCGACGAAGGGAAGGACGTAATGGACGTCATCGAACGGCAGGCCGCAAAGCGCGATGTCGAGACCACTACGACGGTCGAACCGGGGGTACCCAGGACGACGATCGAAGAGTACGCCGACGAACACGGGATCGGACTGATCGTCATCGGATCGACGGGGGCCTCCGACGTGACCGAGAAGTTGCTCGGGACGGTCGCGAAGTACGTAGTCAACGAAGCGCCCGCTGACGTCTTCGTCGTTCGGCCGGACAAACGGCTACGATAATCGTTAGTCCGACGCTTCGAAGTGCGCCTGCCCTCGCTCCGTGAACTCCTCTCGCGAGATGTCGTCGGATAGCAGCGCCTCGAGGTCGTCGCCGACCCGCTCGGCTGCGATCGCGTCCGGATAGACGACGCCGGTCGCGCCGCGCTTGAGGAACTCGGCCGCCGCATCCGTGTTCTCGACGCGAACGATCCGTGGCGTCTCCGTCTCGAGGTCGACCACCGTCTCGGCCCGATCCCGTTCCGGCGTCAGCGAGATAACCACTGCGGCGTCCTCGAGTTGCGCCAGTTCCCAGACCCGGTCGTTCAGCACGTCGCCGTAGATGTAATTGTCACACTCGTCGCGGATCTCCTCGAACAGCACGGGGTTGTCCTCGAGAACGACGATCGGGCGCTCGAGTCGGGTGCAGGCCTCGATCACCTGCCGGCCGCCGTGCTGGAAGTCGACGACGATGACGTGATCCTCGAGTCCCTCGGTGACCTGGGTGCGTTCGCCAAGCGGTTCGCCGAGTGCGCGAACGACGCCGCGGTTGCGCAACTGGCGGTTGATCTCACCGGCGTGGCGGCTCGTGTAGGTCGCGACGATCATCGTGACGGCGGTCGCGAGGACGATCGCGTCGAACAGCGGCCGGACGATCGTCTCCGCGGCGAGTGCCTCGATCGCGATAAACAGCGTGAACGTACTGATCTGGTCGAGCGTGAGGCCGGTGAGGATCGACGTTCGACCGTCGAACCCGCCGCGAAGCAGAACGAACGCGACGATCAGGGGGTTCAGTACCAGAACTGCGACGATCAGGGTCGTCGCGTAACCGATCGTCTCGAGTCCCGGTATCGTGAGCAACGCGCCGACGGTGACGAAGAAGATCGGCGTGAAGAAGTCCTCCAGGTCGTCGATCGTGTCCACGAGCTCGAGCGAGTGGGGGTAGTCGTCGGCGATGGCGATGCCGGCGGCGAACGCGCCGACGACGATCGAGAGGTTCGCGGCCTCGGCCAGTGCGATGAATCCGATCGCGAAGGAGATGCCGACGAGCATCATCACCTCCGGATCGCCGCGCAGTCTGGCGGTCAGGCGATGGAAGAGGTAGTAGCGGATCACGAGCGCGAGCGCGAGCATGCCGGCTGCGACGGCGAACTGCTCTATGGCCGGTTCCGTGGCGTAGACGAACGCGGAAAGTGCGAGCACGGCCAGGACCCCGAGGACGTCCTCCGTGAAGTGGATCGATTCGGCGAGCAGTTCGTACGTCGGCTGGGCCTCGCCGGTGTCGTCGAGGTAGCTCGTCGCGACGAGCGACGAACTCAGGGCGGCGGCGATGCCGAAATAGACGGCGTTCACTGAATCGAGTCCGAACGCGAGCCCGGCCCCGAACCCGAGTACGCCAACGATCGAGGCCTGCAGGACTCCGACTGTAACGCTGATTCGCCCTCGAGAGCGGACCGCCTCGAGATCCACGTGAACGCCGAACAGCAAGACGAGAAACGCGATCCCCCACTGGGCGAGATCGAGCAATGCTCCCTCGTCGATCACCGTCCCGGCGACGACGCCAGCAAGCAGGTAAAACGGGATCACGGGGAGCCCTCGCTGGGCGGCGACGACCAACAGGACTGCGGCGAG containing:
- a CDS encoding universal stress protein, producing MVPYDSILLPTDGSETAELATERAVDMADRHDAELHALYVAERTREEPTQQGLEEKLAREIDEGKDVMDVIERQAAKRDVETTTTVEPGVPRTTIEEYADEHGIGLIVIGSTGASDVTEKLLGTVAKYVVNEAPADVFVVRPDKRLR
- a CDS encoding cation:proton antiporter, which gives rise to MYEILLALTLIFGLAAVLLVVAAQRGLPVIPFYLLAGVVAGTVIDEGALLDLAQWGIAFLVLLFGVHVDLEAVRSRGRISVTVGVLQASIVGVLGFGAGLAFGLDSVNAVYFGIAAALSSSLVATSYLDDTGEAQPTYELLAESIHFTEDVLGVLAVLALSAFVYATEPAIEQFAVAAGMLALALVIRYYLFHRLTARLRGDPEVMMLVGISFAIGFIALAEAANLSIVVGAFAAGIAIADDYPHSLELVDTIDDLEDFFTPIFFVTVGALLTIPGLETIGYATTLIVAVLVLNPLIVAFVLLRGGFDGRTSILTGLTLDQISTFTLFIAIEALAAETIVRPLFDAIVLATAVTMIVATYTSRHAGEINRQLRNRGVVRALGEPLGERTQVTEGLEDHVIVVDFQHGGRQVIEACTRLERPIVVLEDNPVLFEEIRDECDNYIYGDVLNDRVWELAQLEDAAVVISLTPERDRAETVVDLETETPRIVRVENTDAAAEFLKRGATGVVYPDAIAAERVGDDLEALLSDDISREEFTERGQAHFEASD